One Aphelocoma coerulescens isolate FSJ_1873_10779 chromosome 5, UR_Acoe_1.0, whole genome shotgun sequence DNA segment encodes these proteins:
- the TIMM9 gene encoding mitochondrial import inner membrane translocase subunit Tim9, with protein MAGQLSESDQIKQFKEFLGTYNKLTENCFLDCIKDFTSRDVKPEEITCSDNCLQKYLKMTQRISMRFQEYHIQQNEALAAKAGLLSQPR; from the exons ATGGCTGGACAATTATCAGAGTCTGATCAGATCAAGCAG TTCAAGGAGTTTCTTGGCACATACAATAAACTTACAGAAAATTGCTTCTTGGATTGCATAAAGGATTTCACTAGCAGAGATGTGAAACCAGAAGAG ATAACTTGCTCAGACAACTGCCTGCAGAAGTATCTAAAGATGACACAGAGGATCTCCATGAGATTCCAGGAGTACCACATCCAGCAGAATGAGGCTCTGGCAGCCAAGGCAGGACTGCTCAGCCAACCTCGTTAG